The nucleotide window ACAACTGAATGGGGCAGTTCAATAGAGCAATTAATCTTGGATGCACTCAAAGATTATGATTTTCCAATTGCATTTAATATGCCGTCTGGGCACGAGGATGATAACCGTGCTTTATATTTTGGTCGCCTCATAAAACTGAAGGTAACTAAAGACGAAACAGTTATAGAATTTGCTAAAAGATAATGCCTAAATAAATTAGAGGGTCTCCTTCAACCACTTAAAAAATTCGTGTTGCCAAACCAAAGAATTTTGTGGGCTTGTCACCCAATGATTTTCTTCTGGAAGATAAAGCAACTTACTTTTTATTCCTCTTAATTGCGCCGCTTGAAACGCCTCTAAACCTTGCTCAATCGACACTCTGTAATCTTTTCCTCCTTGGATAATAAATATTGGAGTATCCCAGTTGTTTACAAGGTTGATTGGGTTGAATTCATTATAAGACTTTTGTGCTGCAACATTTGTTTTATCCCAATAATTTCCGCCGAAATCATGATTTACAAAAAATAATTCCTCAGTAGTTCCATACATGCTTTGCATGTTGAATATACCATCGTGTGCAATAAAAGTTTTAAAACGATTATTGTGAATTCCTGCTAAATAGAAAACAGAATAACCACCATAGCTTGCTCCAACAGCTCCAAGTCGTGTTTTGTCAACATAAGGCTCTTTGGCCACATCATCTATGGCAGAAAGATAATCCCTTATGTTTTGTCCTCCCCAATCTTTGCTTATTTGCTCATTCCATTCTACTCCATGACCGGGCATTCCTCTCCGGTTTGGAGCCACCACTATATAACCTTGGGATGCCATTAATTGAAAATTCCACCTGTAAGAATAAAATTGTGAAAGTGCCGATTGTGGACCACCTTGGCAATACAATAGGGTCGGATATTTCTTGGAAGAGTCAAAATTTGGGGGCAATATAACCCATACCAACATTTGTTTTCCATCCGTGGTTGCCACCATACGTTTTTCCACCTTTGGTAAGTCTACACTGTCATATAAATCCTTATTTACATTGGTTAACTGAGTAAACTTTTTAGTTTTTAAGTCGAAAGAATAAAGGTCATTCGCATGGTTCATATCAGATCTAGTGACTAACAATTTAGATCCTACTTCGGCTATGATGCTATTAACATCAAACCAACCTTCAGATAGTTGTGAAACAACGGCTGCAATTCGC belongs to Aegicerativicinus sediminis and includes:
- a CDS encoding alpha/beta hydrolase family protein, whose amino-acid sequence is MKKIFLFTVLIFAINFFSSSQNVMTPEKLWQVKRLSVLGLSEDNSTIFYRISIPNVEENNFDSKFFKLPVDGGNAIEINKEDVKTVDKNISPDGSKILFHKAVLLENTRSTNVYPELSKSDAYIFTELDNRHWDSWNDGQYDHVFYKNADSEDDEGIDLMPNEPYYTPQRPFGGDEDYIWSADGNSIYYVSKKLRGTDYAKSTNTDIYQYDLATKTTTNVTEANKGYDTNPEISSQGALAWLQMEKDGYEADKNDLVVLENGVKQNLTANWDGTVNSFKWNKNGQSLYFVAPVGGTKQLFEVNYPGKKRIAAVVSQLSEGWFDVNSIIAEVGSKLLVTRSDMNHANDLYSFDLKTKKFTQLTNVNKDLYDSVDLPKVEKRMVATTDGKQMLVWVILPPNFDSSKKYPTLLYCQGGPQSALSQFYSYRWNFQLMASQGYIVVAPNRRGMPGHGVEWNEQISKDWGGQNIRDYLSAIDDVAKEPYVDKTRLGAVGASYGGYSVFYLAGIHNNRFKTFIAHDGIFNMQSMYGTTEELFFVNHDFGGNYWDKTNVAAQKSYNEFNPINLVNNWDTPIFIIQGGKDYRVSIEQGLEAFQAAQLRGIKSKLLYLPEENHWVTSPQNSLVWQHEFFKWLKETL